Proteins co-encoded in one Haloarcula sp. DT43 genomic window:
- a CDS encoding helix-turn-helix domain-containing protein yields the protein MSEAQLEDGGLQLTLSIWHPDCWTLEVTDKTAAGLLAHGVYNTQNGSVKGLFTAYADSISDVEDLVDATRESSLTDSVLELRERHGATGTGSTPGNTTRELFVEYDPDNTISDSLLSRGFIHNDPVRVRHGREHWPVFFPDSRDEAESLLEEIREEQSADIEVTRITSAGGSNPKQLRRMDRLSDSQREAFELARQEDYYAWPRGISTRELASKLGVSKTTLLEHLRKAEAKLLDPDA from the coding sequence ATGAGCGAAGCGCAACTCGAAGACGGCGGACTCCAGTTGACCCTGAGCATCTGGCACCCGGACTGCTGGACGCTCGAAGTCACCGACAAGACGGCGGCCGGGCTGTTGGCCCACGGCGTGTACAACACCCAGAACGGCAGCGTGAAGGGCCTGTTCACGGCCTACGCGGACAGCATCAGCGACGTCGAGGACCTCGTCGACGCGACCCGCGAGTCGTCGCTGACGGACTCGGTGCTGGAACTGCGCGAGCGCCACGGCGCGACCGGGACGGGCTCCACGCCGGGGAACACCACCCGCGAACTGTTCGTCGAGTACGACCCGGACAACACCATCAGCGACAGCCTGCTCTCGCGGGGGTTCATCCACAACGACCCGGTCCGGGTCAGGCACGGCCGCGAGCACTGGCCGGTGTTCTTCCCGGACTCCCGCGACGAGGCCGAGTCGCTCCTCGAAGAAATCCGCGAGGAGCAGTCGGCCGACATCGAGGTGACCCGCATCACCTCCGCCGGCGGCAGCAACCCCAAGCAGCTCCGGCGGATGGACCGGCTCTCGGACAGCCAGCGCGAGGCGTTCGAACTCGCCCGGCAGGAGGACTACTACGCCTGGCCCCGGGGCATCTCGACGCGGGAACTCGCGTCGAAGCTCGGCGTCTCGAAGACAACGCTGCTGGAACACCTCCGGAAGGCCGAGGCGAAACTGCTCGACCCGGACGCCTAG
- the eif1A gene encoding translation initiation factor eIF-1A produces MSDNDSRKNLRMPEEDEVFAVVTDMLGANRVKVRCMDGVERTARIPGKMQKRIWIREDDVVLVEPWDWQDEKADITWRYEKQDADQLREEGHIQE; encoded by the coding sequence ATGAGCGACAACGACAGCAGAAAGAACCTGCGGATGCCCGAAGAGGACGAGGTGTTCGCCGTCGTCACGGACATGCTCGGCGCGAACCGCGTCAAGGTACGCTGTATGGACGGCGTCGAGCGGACAGCCCGGATTCCGGGCAAGATGCAAAAGCGCATCTGGATACGCGAGGACGACGTGGTCCTCGTGGAGCCGTGGGACTGGCAGGACGAGAAGGCCGACATCACCTGGCGCTACGAGAAGCAGGACGCCGACCAGCTCCGCGAGGAGGGACACATCCAGGAGTAA
- a CDS encoding type I restriction enzyme HsdR N-terminal domain-containing protein, whose translation MERDEISEYVQRCQQLIESSPQMDEENTKVKLVQPFLELLGWNLYSTEVALEYTVPMASGSTHVDYALLVGDSPVAFVEAKPVRATLTDSEVQQLRSYMRQELDVDWGILTNGKSFEVLTKNRHQNGGEEVSVVQFDLDDLAENPNVLELLTKESIRSGKSDEIAEQVAQTNRAIRYLQENEDNITKSVTEAVESDVGELTIDLEGQSREFVQNLVSILREQRHFVSEKPSENVDDGANPQQAVSTSPNDDGGEIKDRQGYVVRFSDGTIIPRDSTEIQTQQKENMGAAVDFLIEEYNLIDELEIPHFPPRARKNCSINNEPVHPNGEEMRRPYELTNGYFLHTSLNTTGKETRLRDLTEEVGLTIEFLCEWQSDDGAE comes from the coding sequence ATGGAAAGGGACGAAATTAGCGAATATGTCCAGCGGTGTCAGCAACTCATTGAGTCATCACCGCAAATGGACGAGGAAAACACGAAGGTTAAACTCGTTCAGCCGTTCCTCGAACTTCTTGGCTGGAATCTCTACTCTACCGAAGTTGCGCTGGAGTACACAGTCCCAATGGCATCGGGCAGTACACACGTTGATTACGCTCTCCTTGTGGGCGATTCACCAGTAGCCTTCGTTGAAGCCAAACCAGTTCGCGCCACACTCACAGATAGCGAAGTGCAACAGTTGCGGAGTTATATGAGACAGGAACTGGATGTGGATTGGGGGATTCTGACTAACGGGAAGTCCTTTGAGGTATTAACAAAAAACCGCCACCAGAACGGCGGTGAGGAGGTATCTGTCGTTCAATTTGACCTCGATGACCTCGCCGAGAACCCGAACGTGTTGGAACTTCTGACCAAGGAATCGATACGGTCGGGAAAATCCGACGAAATAGCCGAGCAGGTTGCGCAGACGAATCGGGCAATTCGTTATCTGCAAGAAAACGAAGACAACATTACCAAGTCCGTTACTGAAGCGGTGGAGAGTGATGTTGGAGAACTCACCATAGACCTTGAGGGACAATCTCGGGAGTTCGTGCAGAATCTTGTCTCTATACTCCGTGAACAGCGACACTTTGTAAGTGAGAAACCCTCCGAAAATGTAGATGACGGCGCGAATCCACAACAAGCAGTCAGTACATCACCCAATGACGACGGAGGGGAAATTAAGGATAGACAGGGCTACGTCGTGCGATTCTCTGATGGCACGATTATACCAAGAGATAGTACAGAGATTCAGACACAGCAGAAGGAGAATATGGGCGCGGCGGTGGACTTTCTGATAGAGGAGTACAACCTGATTGATGAACTCGAAATTCCGCACTTTCCACCTCGCGCCCGGAAGAACTGCTCTATCAACAACGAACCAGTACACCCTAACGGCGAGGAGATGAGACGCCCATACGAACTGACGAACGGCTATTTCCTTCACACCTCGCTCAATACAACAGGTAAGGAGACTCGTCTTCGTGACCTTACAGAGGAAGTTGGGCTAACTATAGAGTTTTTGTGCGAGTGGCAATCCGATGACGGGGCAGAGTAA
- a CDS encoding aldehyde dehydrogenase family protein — MSTDDSRRHYIDGEWTTGTGEETFTSQNPATGEALASFHRGTEDDVDRALSAAEDAYDEWRSLSHIDRAEYLWDIYHELRDRHEELGEIVTMECGKEISEGLADVTESWHMVEWAAGNARHPHGDVVPSEIASKDAYMRRKPKGVVGCITPWNFPVAIPFWHLAVTLVEGNTVVWKPAEQTPWCAHIVAEMFEDAGIPDGVFNLVQGYGDAGNAIVEDDRVETVLFTGSAEVGHKIASKVGGQPGKIAACEMGGKNAVVITEEADLDVAVHSAVMSSFKTTGQRCVSSERLIVHEEVYDEFKERFVDIAEDIAVGDPLEEDTFMGPLIEAGQVEKFRKYNDLARDEGADVLVDRADLGADEIPDGHEEGHWVGPFVYEIDYDEDLRCINEEVFGPHVALLEYSGDFDRALEMHNSVDYGLAGAIISEDYRQINQFRDEAEIGLAYGNLPCIGAEVHLPFGGVKKSGNGLPSGREVIEAVTERTAWTLNNSKDIEMAQGLSADIITDE, encoded by the coding sequence ATGAGTACGGACGACTCACGACGACACTACATCGACGGCGAGTGGACGACCGGTACCGGCGAGGAGACGTTCACGAGTCAGAACCCCGCGACCGGCGAGGCACTGGCCTCGTTCCATCGCGGGACCGAAGACGACGTCGACCGGGCGCTGTCCGCCGCGGAGGACGCCTACGACGAGTGGCGCTCGCTCTCGCACATCGACCGCGCGGAGTACCTCTGGGACATCTACCACGAACTGCGGGACCGCCACGAGGAACTGGGCGAAATCGTCACCATGGAGTGTGGCAAGGAGATAAGCGAGGGCCTGGCCGACGTGACCGAGTCCTGGCACATGGTCGAGTGGGCCGCCGGCAACGCCCGCCATCCCCACGGCGACGTGGTCCCCTCCGAAATCGCCAGCAAGGACGCCTACATGCGCCGCAAGCCCAAGGGCGTCGTCGGCTGTATCACCCCCTGGAACTTCCCGGTCGCCATCCCGTTCTGGCACCTCGCCGTCACGCTGGTCGAGGGCAACACCGTCGTCTGGAAGCCCGCCGAGCAGACGCCGTGGTGCGCCCATATCGTCGCCGAGATGTTCGAGGACGCGGGTATCCCCGACGGCGTGTTCAACCTCGTCCAGGGCTACGGCGACGCCGGCAACGCCATCGTCGAGGACGACCGCGTCGAGACGGTCCTCTTTACGGGCAGCGCCGAGGTCGGCCACAAGATCGCCTCGAAGGTCGGCGGCCAGCCCGGCAAGATCGCCGCCTGCGAGATGGGCGGGAAGAACGCCGTCGTCATCACCGAAGAGGCCGACCTCGACGTCGCCGTCCACTCGGCCGTGATGTCCAGTTTCAAGACGACCGGCCAGCGCTGTGTCTCCTCCGAGCGCCTCATCGTCCACGAGGAGGTGTACGACGAGTTCAAGGAGCGCTTCGTCGACATCGCCGAGGACATCGCCGTCGGCGACCCGCTCGAGGAAGACACCTTCATGGGGCCGCTCATCGAGGCCGGACAGGTAGAGAAGTTCCGGAAGTACAACGACCTGGCCCGCGACGAGGGCGCGGACGTCCTCGTCGACCGCGCCGACCTGGGTGCCGACGAGATTCCCGACGGCCACGAGGAGGGCCACTGGGTCGGCCCGTTCGTCTACGAGATCGACTACGACGAGGACCTGCGCTGCATCAACGAGGAGGTGTTCGGCCCCCACGTCGCGCTGCTGGAGTACTCGGGCGACTTCGACCGCGCTCTGGAGATGCACAACAGCGTCGACTACGGGCTGGCCGGGGCCATCATCTCCGAGGACTACCGCCAGATAAACCAGTTCCGCGACGAGGCCGAAATCGGCCTCGCCTACGGGAACCTCCCGTGCATCGGCGCGGAGGTCCACCTGCCGTTTGGCGGCGTCAAGAAGTCCGGCAACGGCCTCCCGAGCGGCCGCGAGGTCATCGAGGCCGTCACCGAGCGCACCGCCTGGACGCTGAACAACTCCAAGGACATCGAGATGGCACAGGGTCTGTCGGCGGACATCATCACCGATGAGTAA
- a CDS encoding acyl-CoA thioesterase, with protein MPAVADTHIVNRERVQPTHANNYESAHGGIVMKWMDEIGAMSAMRAARETCVTAQMSRVDFERPIPIGDTALVESYAYATGRTSVRVRIEVSRENPRTGETEQTTSAYATFVAIEDGKPTAVPELTVKGEKCRELRDRALAEEPER; from the coding sequence ATGCCAGCCGTCGCCGACACGCACATCGTCAACCGCGAACGCGTCCAGCCGACCCACGCGAACAACTACGAGAGCGCCCACGGGGGCATCGTCATGAAGTGGATGGACGAAATCGGGGCGATGTCGGCCATGCGGGCCGCCCGGGAGACCTGCGTGACCGCCCAGATGTCCCGCGTCGACTTCGAGCGCCCCATCCCTATCGGCGACACCGCACTCGTCGAGTCCTACGCCTACGCCACCGGCCGGACGAGCGTCCGCGTCCGCATCGAAGTCTCGCGCGAGAACCCCAGAACCGGCGAGACCGAACAGACCACCAGCGCCTACGCCACCTTCGTCGCCATCGAGGACGGCAAACCGACCGCCGTCCCCGAACTGACCGTCAAAGGCGAGAAGTGCCGGGAACTGCGGGACAGAGCGCTGGCCGAGGAGCCCGAGCGGTAA
- a CDS encoding Eco57I restriction-modification methylase domain-containing protein has protein sequence MPDSSALHDSIRSIAEQTDEDMSERDVENLFLERGFYDALDYEGTGTDLRSEFTLPDDRRPDYITLDSNEAVTAVYEFKTTGRDLPPHESQLFGYMEFLRAEYGVLTNGEELRLYRRGEDRPLIAASMASITESDARDLVSALQKREFDLTSADDVNQFLEDLDPIPLDEQAELGQEHFFDTFRLEEGSPFADLVTGLMDLLEELRDEQEAKFVKGAYDFWEATYASEPDEVPDSWEPFIDGNQSLRDFMFCLESGHALLARLLLAKATEDHDFFAGTGYEGMDDYFRGLQGFGQSINLDAFPVAADNLIDDMQEQLVEGLFQDDIFVWWTDGYAEEISRGHETGASQFEAVATGRGDEGGVTRISEATRNRFSRAVAEVFFNVLRFDFADVEGDLLGDLYQRYFDRETRKALGEFYTPQPVVDYIMDGVGYERGVSNERLIDPSCGSGTFLVEAVERYIQEIERYEDDPNWKEHLQDLCTRPRVVGLDIHPFAVLMAQIRFVVAILPAYREAKQSHPDYTIRRLPIYRTDTLRNERELTGADLGDDGSRQMTFDAMTEDEQDVRIPVPLPVEVDEDEAAETEDGFLVRRVRMPLFDTIQLETGVNNFGEYFAALQGVLDTVKDHMALAEEFGGDFDWTYQSGLEERINQHTEREYSGVEEFFAPYVDDMLENVRYLKEEHNDGRLFKMFEDTVLALVVKNYMEYDYVVGNPPYVRVQHLPDRQKEMLDRLYDSPSGNYDIYCVFYERGLEFLKEETGKLGYITSNQFLLTDYGEGIRRVLLEEAAIEEVYDFRDSGVFEDAANLPVILFARDEPDDEVRQENQIRCSRVKSNITEHSQNRLDEEVVESIREHRDESRYSDQYIDIFDFPQTKLDSQFWSLMPPEELEVFEKLERQQNSTLGEVTTSISSGTQTSANKVYIVIPQDADRIDPSDSGETVTVVPLGEEQEYEIETDLLRPWLQGIDVQRWRGDWAGQHVIFPYHIEENEDGEPDPQLYQKEELSEQFPKTWDFFKEFENKLRGREGGRWENSDVWWEFGRPQNLEKFRLPKIINADMAGNARFMIDEKGVWHFKTPYGIYLESDLQSKTERVACLVNSKTLDFYLKHIAPMLLGGKYRYQSRYLEELPYADIRSGDIPERLDEAVKPILNALDTQNKTGRFPEAYLGDFDGELDYITYEWQTRRYPVNAEVQGDVEGDFTVQAGRSDVINDPAMYSDDREARKRRAEYVHAAVDGRNVKSGEETTIPIPRSDDGVEELLSRLDDDRDEVAATNIEELEREIDDAVYDLFDLTEDEREVVEDYLEVF, from the coding sequence ATGCCGGACTCCTCCGCTCTCCACGACTCCATTCGTTCGATTGCCGAACAAACGGACGAAGATATGAGCGAGCGCGACGTAGAGAATCTGTTTCTGGAACGCGGCTTCTACGATGCGCTCGACTACGAGGGAACAGGAACCGACCTCCGAAGCGAGTTTACACTTCCCGACGACCGACGCCCGGACTACATCACTCTCGACTCGAACGAAGCCGTGACTGCGGTGTACGAGTTCAAAACCACCGGGCGCGACCTCCCACCTCACGAATCGCAACTATTCGGGTATATGGAGTTCTTGCGGGCTGAGTACGGGGTTCTAACCAACGGCGAGGAATTACGCCTCTATCGACGCGGCGAAGACCGCCCCCTCATCGCGGCGTCGATGGCGTCGATTACTGAGAGTGATGCCCGCGACCTCGTGAGTGCGCTCCAGAAACGCGAGTTCGACCTCACGAGTGCCGACGACGTGAATCAGTTCCTCGAAGACCTCGACCCCATTCCGCTGGACGAACAAGCGGAACTCGGACAGGAACACTTCTTCGACACCTTCCGGCTCGAAGAAGGCAGTCCGTTCGCCGACCTCGTGACGGGGCTAATGGACTTGCTCGAAGAACTCCGCGATGAGCAAGAGGCGAAGTTCGTCAAGGGGGCCTACGACTTTTGGGAAGCGACCTACGCGAGCGAGCCGGACGAGGTACCAGATTCGTGGGAGCCGTTTATAGACGGGAATCAGTCGCTACGGGACTTTATGTTCTGTCTCGAAAGCGGCCACGCCCTCCTCGCGCGGCTCCTCTTGGCGAAGGCCACGGAAGACCACGACTTCTTCGCCGGTACCGGCTACGAAGGGATGGACGACTACTTCCGAGGCTTACAGGGCTTCGGTCAGAGTATCAACCTTGACGCGTTCCCCGTCGCCGCCGACAACCTCATCGACGATATGCAGGAGCAGTTAGTTGAAGGGCTGTTCCAAGACGACATTTTCGTGTGGTGGACTGACGGCTACGCGGAAGAAATATCGCGGGGACACGAGACTGGTGCGAGTCAGTTCGAGGCCGTGGCGACTGGTCGCGGTGATGAGGGCGGCGTGACCCGTATCAGTGAAGCCACCCGCAATCGCTTCAGCCGAGCCGTCGCAGAGGTCTTCTTCAACGTACTACGGTTCGACTTCGCCGACGTAGAAGGCGACCTCCTCGGCGACCTCTATCAGCGGTACTTCGACCGGGAAACCCGAAAAGCACTTGGAGAGTTCTATACTCCACAGCCGGTGGTTGACTACATTATGGATGGAGTTGGGTACGAGCGTGGTGTCTCGAACGAGCGCCTTATCGACCCGTCCTGCGGGTCTGGAACCTTCCTTGTCGAAGCCGTCGAGCGTTATATACAAGAGATTGAACGCTATGAAGACGACCCAAACTGGAAAGAACACCTCCAAGACCTCTGTACCCGCCCCCGCGTCGTCGGACTCGACATTCACCCCTTCGCCGTCCTGATGGCACAGATTCGGTTCGTCGTCGCAATCCTTCCCGCCTACCGCGAAGCGAAGCAGTCCCATCCCGACTACACCATTCGACGGCTCCCCATCTACCGGACGGACACCCTACGCAACGAGCGTGAACTGACCGGGGCCGACCTCGGCGACGACGGCTCCCGACAGATGACTTTCGACGCGATGACCGAGGACGAGCAGGACGTGAGGATTCCCGTTCCACTTCCCGTGGAAGTTGATGAAGATGAAGCCGCCGAGACGGAAGATGGGTTCCTCGTCCGTCGCGTTCGGATGCCGCTGTTCGATACGATTCAATTGGAGACGGGTGTGAACAACTTCGGGGAGTATTTCGCGGCTCTACAAGGGGTACTTGACACCGTCAAAGACCATATGGCCCTCGCGGAGGAGTTCGGTGGCGACTTCGATTGGACGTACCAGAGCGGCCTTGAGGAACGAATCAACCAACACACCGAACGGGAATATTCGGGCGTGGAGGAGTTCTTCGCCCCTTACGTTGATGATATGCTTGAGAACGTTCGGTATCTCAAGGAAGAACACAACGACGGGCGGCTGTTCAAGATGTTCGAGGACACCGTGCTGGCGCTCGTCGTGAAGAACTATATGGAGTACGACTACGTCGTAGGCAATCCCCCCTATGTTCGTGTCCAACACCTTCCCGACCGGCAGAAGGAGATGCTTGACCGACTCTATGATTCCCCCTCTGGAAACTACGACATTTACTGTGTTTTCTACGAGCGTGGGCTGGAGTTTCTGAAAGAGGAAACGGGGAAACTAGGATACATTACCTCAAATCAATTCCTGCTAACAGACTACGGTGAAGGAATCAGACGCGTACTGCTTGAAGAAGCGGCGATTGAAGAAGTATATGATTTCAGAGATTCGGGTGTCTTTGAGGACGCCGCTAATCTCCCGGTGATTCTCTTTGCTCGTGATGAGCCGGATGACGAAGTACGACAAGAAAACCAGATTCGATGTTCCCGAGTCAAATCCAACATCACCGAACATAGTCAGAATAGACTTGACGAGGAGGTTGTCGAATCCATACGTGAACATCGAGACGAATCGAGATATAGTGACCAGTACATCGATATTTTTGATTTCCCTCAAACGAAGTTAGATTCCCAATTCTGGTCATTAATGCCACCCGAGGAGTTGGAGGTCTTCGAGAAGTTAGAGAGACAGCAAAATTCCACATTAGGCGAAGTGACAACATCTATCTCCTCGGGGACTCAGACAAGTGCAAATAAGGTTTACATCGTTATTCCACAGGATGCAGACCGAATTGACCCGTCGGATTCTGGTGAAACTGTTACTGTAGTTCCCCTTGGTGAGGAGCAGGAGTATGAGATTGAAACAGACTTACTCAGACCGTGGTTACAGGGTATTGATGTTCAGCGGTGGCGTGGGGATTGGGCAGGTCAGCACGTAATATTCCCATATCATATAGAAGAAAATGAAGACGGTGAACCAGACCCACAACTCTATCAGAAAGAAGAACTGAGTGAACAGTTCCCAAAAACGTGGGACTTCTTTAAGGAATTTGAAAATAAACTCCGAGGGCGAGAAGGAGGAAGATGGGAGAACAGCGATGTGTGGTGGGAGTTCGGCAGACCTCAGAACTTAGAGAAGTTCCGGCTACCAAAAATAATCAATGCAGATATGGCTGGAAATGCTCGATTTATGATTGATGAGAAAGGTGTGTGGCATTTCAAAACACCCTATGGAATATATCTTGAATCTGACTTACAATCGAAGACAGAACGTGTCGCCTGTCTCGTCAATTCCAAAACTTTGGACTTCTACCTCAAACATATCGCCCCGATGCTATTAGGCGGAAAGTATCGGTATCAGTCCCGCTATCTTGAAGAACTCCCATACGCGGATATACGAAGTGGAGACATACCGGAACGCCTCGATGAGGCTGTTAAGCCGATTTTGAACGCTCTGGATACACAGAACAAGACTGGCAGATTCCCTGAGGCCTACCTCGGTGACTTCGACGGCGAACTCGACTACATCACCTACGAGTGGCAGACGCGTCGGTATCCAGTCAACGCCGAAGTGCAGGGAGACGTGGAGGGCGACTTCACGGTACAGGCAGGACGGTCGGACGTAATCAACGACCCTGCGATGTACTCCGACGACCGTGAGGCCCGGAAACGCCGCGCCGAGTACGTCCACGCCGCCGTGGATGGTCGCAACGTCAAGAGTGGTGAGGAAACGACCATTCCCATTCCCCGGAGTGACGATGGCGTTGAGGAACTGCTGAGCCGTCTCGATGACGACCGCGATGAGGTGGCGGCAACGAACATCGAGGAACTGGAAAGAGAGATTGACGACGCCGTATATGACCTGTTTGACCTGACCGAGGACGAGCGCGAGGTCGTGGAGGACTACCTCGAAGTGTTCTGA
- the rio1 gene encoding serine/threonine-protein kinase Rio1, whose protein sequence is MTEGQFGLLDTDEADAPGDEWEELDVSDTEADRIARKRDREFSEFRKRIKDADQFKVEASVFDDATYGALYKLVQDGHIDAFGGPISTGKEANVYTALSGDTEVAVKVYRINASDFKDMRGYLDGDPRFEGIGSDKKKVVTAWVRKESSNLKRARRAGVRTPEPIAVERNVLVMEYLGTEDGRSKRLSEVHIENPETAYEVVKEYTRRLYDAGLVHGDLSEYNIVFHEGQLYIIDLGQAVTIHHPNADEFLERDCRNVANFFARQGVDTTPEDLLAYVREHATPKDDEDTAPGSDDDAVPQGTPADRRDEE, encoded by the coding sequence GTGACCGAGGGGCAGTTCGGCCTCCTCGACACTGACGAGGCCGACGCACCGGGCGACGAGTGGGAGGAGCTCGACGTCTCGGACACGGAGGCCGACCGCATCGCGCGCAAGCGCGACCGCGAGTTCAGCGAGTTCCGCAAGCGAATCAAGGACGCCGACCAGTTCAAGGTCGAGGCCAGCGTCTTCGACGACGCCACCTACGGCGCGCTGTACAAGCTCGTCCAGGACGGCCACATCGACGCCTTCGGCGGCCCCATCTCCACGGGGAAGGAGGCCAACGTCTACACCGCGCTGTCCGGCGACACGGAGGTCGCCGTCAAGGTGTACCGCATCAACGCCTCCGACTTCAAGGACATGCGGGGCTACCTCGACGGCGACCCCCGCTTCGAGGGCATCGGCTCGGACAAGAAGAAGGTCGTCACCGCGTGGGTCCGCAAGGAGTCCTCGAACCTCAAACGCGCCCGCCGGGCCGGCGTCCGGACGCCCGAGCCCATCGCCGTCGAGCGCAACGTCCTCGTGATGGAGTACCTCGGGACCGAGGACGGCCGCAGCAAGCGCCTGAGCGAGGTCCACATCGAGAACCCCGAGACCGCCTACGAAGTCGTCAAGGAGTACACCCGCCGGCTGTACGACGCCGGCCTCGTCCACGGCGACCTCTCGGAGTACAACATCGTCTTCCACGAAGGGCAGTTGTACATCATCGACCTCGGGCAGGCGGTGACCATCCACCACCCTAACGCCGACGAGTTCCTGGAACGGGACTGTCGCAACGTCGCCAATTTCTTCGCCAGACAGGGCGTCGACACCACGCCCGAGGACCTGCTCGCGTACGTCCGCGAGCATGCAACCCCGAAGGACGACGAGGACACCGCGCCGGGCAGCGACGACGACGCCGTCCCGCAGGGGACCCCCGCGGACCGCCGCGACGAGGAGTAG
- a CDS encoding KH domain-containing protein, which yields MQHVKIPQDRIGVLIGEGGETMREIEERAEVRLDIDSEDGTVKVETVGDPVTALKGPDIVKAIGRGFAPDDALALLDDDMMMFELIDIEAASRNKNDFRRQKGRLIGENGRTRELMQELSGAAVVIYGSTLGIIGGPEQVDAVREAAEMILDGAPHGSVYSFLERKHNEMKHKGLEYHQFTG from the coding sequence ATGCAACACGTGAAGATTCCGCAGGACCGTATCGGTGTGCTGATCGGCGAGGGCGGTGAGACCATGCGCGAGATAGAGGAGCGCGCAGAGGTCCGACTGGACATCGACTCCGAGGACGGCACGGTGAAAGTCGAGACCGTGGGCGACCCCGTGACGGCGCTGAAAGGCCCCGACATCGTGAAGGCCATCGGCCGCGGGTTCGCGCCCGACGACGCGCTGGCGCTGCTCGACGACGACATGATGATGTTCGAACTCATCGACATCGAGGCCGCCTCCCGCAACAAGAACGACTTCCGCCGACAGAAGGGCCGGCTCATCGGCGAGAACGGCCGGACGCGGGAGCTGATGCAGGAACTCTCCGGCGCGGCCGTCGTCATCTACGGGTCGACGCTCGGCATCATCGGCGGCCCCGAGCAGGTCGACGCCGTCCGGGAGGCCGCCGAGATGATTCTCGACGGCGCGCCACACGGCTCCGTGTACTCGTTCCTCGAACGCAAGCACAACGAGATGAAGCACAAGGGCCTCGAATACCACCAGTTCACCGGGTAA
- a CDS encoding proline dehydrogenase family protein, protein MIPPIANNFVAGETAPGALDHVASLNDDDITGILNLLGEHYDERRPADEDADQYVDLIAEIDRSGLDCCISVKPSQIGLDVGDDVFVENLERIVAAGDDRGVFVWVDMEDYTTTDVTLDAYERLVTAHDGGVGVCTQANLKRTPEDLERLASLPGKVRLVKGAYSEPREVAYRKKERVNEAYRDCLELMFETFEGGIAVGSHDPAMIDHAKALHDEYGTDYEVQMLMGVRDDAQRDLAAAGVPTYQYIPYGDKWFSYFYRRVRERKENALFAVRAVLS, encoded by the coding sequence ATGATTCCGCCGATAGCCAACAACTTCGTCGCCGGTGAGACGGCGCCGGGAGCGCTCGACCACGTCGCGTCGCTCAACGACGACGACATCACGGGCATCCTGAACCTGCTGGGCGAGCACTACGACGAGCGCCGGCCGGCCGACGAGGACGCCGACCAGTACGTCGACCTGATAGCGGAAATCGACCGGAGCGGTCTCGACTGCTGTATCTCGGTCAAGCCCTCGCAGATAGGGCTGGATGTCGGCGACGACGTGTTCGTCGAGAACCTCGAACGCATCGTCGCGGCGGGCGACGACCGCGGCGTCTTCGTCTGGGTCGACATGGAGGACTACACGACGACGGACGTGACGCTGGACGCCTACGAGCGGCTTGTGACGGCCCACGACGGCGGCGTCGGCGTCTGCACGCAGGCGAATTTAAAGCGCACCCCCGAGGACCTCGAACGGCTCGCGTCCCTCCCCGGGAAGGTCCGGCTGGTCAAGGGGGCCTACTCCGAGCCCAGGGAGGTCGCCTACAGGAAGAAAGAGCGCGTCAACGAGGCCTACCGGGACTGTCTGGAGTTGATGTTCGAGACGTTCGAGGGCGGCATCGCCGTCGGCAGCCACGACCCGGCGATGATAGACCACGCGAAGGCGCTCCACGACGAGTACGGCACGGACTACGAGGTGCAGATGCTGATGGGCGTCCGCGACGACGCCCAGCGCGACCTCGCCGCCGCGGGCGTCCCGACCTACCAGTACATCCCCTACGGCGACAAGTGGTTCTCGTACTTCTACCGGCGCGTCCGCGAGCGCAAGGAGAACGCCCTGTTCGCGGTCCGTGCGGTCCTGAGCTAG